A region of Hydrogenimonas thermophila DNA encodes the following proteins:
- the flgB gene encoding flagellar basal body rod protein FlgB, with product MEINHAHTLMAKALDYRALRQDLISSNIANVDTPFYRSRDILFEDALVKEREKLHNLPSKKLQMAVTSPMHLQGNENDFPPKAEIFFRDGHMARNDGNTVDLDVETTEMAKNGTMYNALVMALKKNSMLFKSVIDSSAKI from the coding sequence ATGGAGATAAATCACGCACATACCTTAATGGCTAAAGCTCTTGATTATAGGGCATTAAGACAAGATTTAATAAGCTCAAACATTGCAAATGTAGATACACCTTTTTATCGTTCAAGAGATATTCTTTTTGAAGATGCTTTAGTAAAAGAGCGTGAAAAACTTCATAACCTTCCATCTAAAAAGTTGCAAATGGCTGTAACAAGTCCAATGCACCTTCAAGGTAACGAGAATGATTTTCCTCCAAAAGCAGAGATTTTCTTCCGCGATGGACATATGGCAAGAAATGATGGAAATACCGTTGACCTTGATGTAGAGACAACCGAAATGGCAAAAAACGGTACTATGTACAATGCATTGGTTATGGCATTAAAGAAAAACAGTATGCTATTTAAAAGTGTCATAGACTCTTCAGCAAAAATATAA
- a CDS encoding FtsW/RodA/SpoVE family cell cycle protein: MIDRPLFLATTALIVIGIIFSYSLSAYTVLLFNVQPWHFFIRQFSAGMIGIFLMWFIARQDSNKVATKIGFSIFIISALMMIAIPFLPESIAREVGGAKRWIRLGPLSLAPVEFFKIGFAYFIAWSFSRKVLPKHMERSKEFRYTLKEELSMLLPYFIIFIAVMFIIAIFQNDLGQVVLLALTLLGMMIFAGSSLKFFGASILVGAIAIAGFVVTSPHRIERFKGWYYMIQNSIAKIFPQWASAVPKVNLAEEPYQISNSLHAIHNGGLFGVGLGNGVLKLGFLSEVHTDFVLAGMAEEIGVLGVAAVVMLLMVVIFRLLKIAGRSDNNVNYLYCAGLAMIIGFAFLINALGISGVIPLKGIAVPFLSYGGSQIVAMSIGVGLALSMSKKVKM; this comes from the coding sequence ATGATAGACAGACCTCTATTTTTAGCTACTACTGCTTTAATTGTTATTGGAATAATTTTCAGTTATTCGCTCTCAGCATATACTGTGCTACTTTTTAATGTACAGCCATGGCACTTTTTTATACGTCAATTTAGTGCTGGAATGATTGGAATTTTTTTAATGTGGTTTATTGCACGACAAGATTCAAACAAAGTAGCTACAAAAATTGGATTTTCTATTTTTATTATCTCTGCATTAATGATGATTGCTATTCCGTTTTTGCCTGAGTCTATAGCCAGAGAAGTTGGAGGGGCAAAACGATGGATTCGCTTAGGTCCACTATCTTTGGCACCTGTTGAGTTTTTTAAGATTGGATTTGCCTATTTCATTGCATGGAGTTTTTCCCGTAAAGTATTACCTAAACATATGGAACGCTCAAAAGAGTTTCGATATACCCTAAAAGAAGAGCTTTCCATGCTGTTGCCATATTTCATAATATTTATTGCTGTAATGTTTATAATTGCTATTTTTCAAAATGACTTGGGACAGGTAGTTTTGCTGGCACTTACACTTTTGGGAATGATGATATTTGCAGGTAGCAGTTTAAAGTTTTTTGGTGCATCTATTCTTGTTGGAGCAATTGCTATAGCAGGGTTTGTTGTTACCTCTCCCCACCGTATTGAGCGTTTTAAAGGCTGGTACTATATGATTCAAAACAGTATTGCCAAGATTTTTCCTCAATGGGCAAGTGCAGTTCCAAAAGTAAATTTGGCAGAAGAGCCGTACCAGATCAGTAACTCTTTACACGCAATTCACAATGGTGGACTCTTTGGGGTTGGTCTTGGAAATGGAGTTTTAAAACTTGGCTTTTTAAGTGAAGTACATACGGATTTCGTGCTTGCAGGGATGGCTGAAGAGATAGGAGTCCTTGGTGTAGCAGCTGTTGTAATGCTTTTGATGGTTGTTATTTTTAGACTACTTAAAATTGCTGGACGAAGTGATAACAATGTCAATTATCTCTATTGTGCTGGTTTAGCAATGATCATAGGTTTTGCATTTTTAATAAATGCCCTTGGTATCAGCGGGGTTATACCTCTTAAAGGTATTGCTGTACCATTTTTAAGTTATGGCGGTTCTCAAATTGTTGCTATGTCAATAGGAGTTGGTCTGGCTCTTTCTATGAGCAAGAAAGTTAAAATGTAG
- the panC gene encoding pantoate--beta-alanine ligase yields the protein MKIAKDIKELKDAISKFSGSVGFVPTMGALHQGHLSLIQKARAENDNVVVSIFVNPTQFLPGEDLDKYPRREEADKKICEVAGVDILFMPEISSMYHSDEVKLKAPSYLGYILEGNRRPGHFDGVVQIVMKLLNLVQPDRAYFGKKDAQQLVILQKMAKDLFLPYEIVPVETVREDDGLALSSRNVYLSAEERERALSISRALKAASRLIMAGEFSSEVIEAKMSEIMKDIDVEYIAIVDRDFRPLKKVKIQNSIILVAAKVGKTRLIDNLWV from the coding sequence ATGAAAATTGCAAAAGATATAAAAGAACTTAAAGATGCTATTAGTAAATTTTCAGGCAGTGTAGGATTTGTTCCTACAATGGGTGCTTTGCATCAAGGTCATCTCTCTCTTATACAAAAGGCTAGAGCTGAGAATGATAATGTAGTTGTATCTATATTTGTAAACCCAACTCAGTTTTTGCCTGGTGAGGATTTGGACAAATACCCAAGACGAGAAGAGGCTGACAAAAAGATTTGTGAAGTTGCCGGAGTTGATATTCTATTTATGCCAGAAATCTCTTCTATGTACCACTCTGATGAGGTTAAGCTTAAAGCTCCTTCCTACCTTGGGTATATTTTAGAGGGTAATCGTCGTCCTGGACACTTTGACGGAGTTGTTCAGATTGTAATGAAACTTTTAAATCTTGTACAGCCTGACAGAGCATATTTTGGAAAGAAAGATGCACAGCAACTTGTAATTTTGCAAAAGATGGCTAAAGATCTCTTTTTACCTTATGAGATAGTTCCTGTTGAGACAGTTAGAGAAGATGACGGATTAGCTCTTAGTAGCCGAAATGTATATCTCTCTGCTGAGGAAAGAGAGCGTGCTTTGTCAATTTCACGTGCTTTAAAAGCTGCTTCAAGGCTTATTATGGCGGGTGAATTTTCAAGTGAAGTAATTGAAGCTAAAATGTCTGAAATTATGAAAGATATAGATGTAGAGTATATTGCCATTGTAGATAGAGACTTTAGACCTTTGAAAAAAGTTAAGATACAAAACAGTATTATTCTTGTTGCGGCAAAAGTAGGGAAGACTCGTCTTATAGATAATTTATGGGTTTGA
- the flgC gene encoding flagellar basal body rod protein FlgC, producing MSFLNSFDINGYGLSAQRFRVNVISSNIANANTTRTDEGGPYRRREVVFKSFNFDKVLNSKIEEKSDFLPYEDPLDEGMENKTAVPPLMGVLVDKVVRDDSEPKMKYDPSHPDANAEGYVAYPNINPVVEMADLIEATRAYQANVAAFQSVKSMATSAIDLLKA from the coding sequence ATGAGTTTTTTAAACAGTTTTGATATAAACGGTTACGGACTTTCAGCGCAACGTTTCCGTGTAAATGTCATCAGCTCAAACATCGCCAATGCAAACACAACACGCACAGATGAAGGCGGTCCATACAGAAGACGAGAAGTTGTTTTTAAATCTTTCAATTTTGATAAAGTTTTAAATAGTAAAATTGAAGAAAAGAGTGATTTTCTTCCATATGAAGATCCTTTGGATGAAGGAATGGAAAACAAAACGGCAGTTCCACCTTTAATGGGTGTATTAGTTGACAAAGTTGTACGTGACGACAGTGAACCTAAAATGAAATATGACCCTTCTCATCCAGATGCTAATGCCGAAGGGTATGTTGCCTATCCAAATATTAACCCTGTCGTCGAAATGGCCGATCTTATAGAAGCTACAAGAGCTTACCAAGCAAATGTAGCAGCATTTCAAAGTGTCAAATCAATGGCAACAAGTGCAATAGATCTGCTAAAAGCGTAG
- a CDS encoding glucosaminidase domain-containing protein, translating to MILHNLLLTILFLLLLNGCESTNHNVEKPIEPSFIQYSVKSYKQTMQILDRLGYTQEKFKKGMKKIPKVLITHIAMRWGRDAKKIPVSTKKSIFLRLMASEALIANEEVKKDREKLLSIINKIGHSPITRQESEWLRNIAKKYKVIKSDSDILSKKEINKLVQRVDTVPPSLIVAQGAIESGWGTSRFAVEGNALFGQWSFSNKALKPKNQRKHLGNYGLATFDTPLDSIRSYILNLNTHPAYKEFRKRRMMLRKANLPLTGIALTDTLKSYSERGEEYVNDLNRLIKSNHLEWLDYAQLSSEKPVIIHPEE from the coding sequence ATGATACTCCATAATCTATTACTTACAATTTTGTTTCTGCTCTTACTAAATGGATGTGAATCAACAAACCATAATGTTGAGAAACCAATAGAACCATCATTTATTCAATACTCCGTAAAATCATATAAACAGACAATGCAAATTTTAGACAGATTGGGATATACACAAGAAAAATTTAAAAAAGGAATGAAAAAAATACCAAAAGTTTTAATAACTCATATAGCAATGAGATGGGGAAGAGATGCAAAAAAGATTCCTGTATCTACCAAAAAAAGTATCTTTTTAAGGTTAATGGCATCTGAAGCTCTTATTGCCAATGAAGAGGTAAAAAAAGATAGAGAAAAACTTTTGTCAATTATAAATAAAATTGGACACAGCCCAATAACTCGTCAAGAGTCTGAATGGCTTAGAAATATAGCTAAAAAGTATAAAGTTATAAAGTCTGATTCAGATATTTTGTCAAAAAAAGAGATTAATAAACTTGTTCAAAGAGTTGATACTGTTCCTCCATCTTTAATAGTCGCTCAAGGTGCAATAGAGAGTGGATGGGGTACATCCAGATTTGCAGTTGAAGGAAATGCTCTCTTTGGTCAGTGGAGCTTTAGCAATAAAGCACTAAAACCAAAAAATCAACGTAAACACCTTGGAAACTATGGTCTTGCAACATTTGATACACCGCTTGATTCAATAAGATCATATATTTTAAATTTAAATACTCATCCGGCATATAAAGAGTTTCGCAAACGAAGGATGATGCTAAGAAAAGCCAACCTTCCGCTAACAGGCATAGCACTGACAGATACACTAAAATCATACTCAGAAAGAGGAGAAGAGTATGTTAATGACTTAAACCGCTTAATAAAGTCAAATCACCTTGAATGGTTGGATTATGCACAGTTAAGCAGTGAAAAACCTGTTATAATTCATCCAGAAGAGTAG
- the fliE gene encoding flagellar hook-basal body complex protein FliE — protein MDKNIQSIGQLSTNDLLQSKNKSTAKVEGSSFGDVLKKSIGEVNDIQKAGEKAMEDMATGQVKDLHQAALAIDKAEMNMKLMLEVRNKAINAYKEILRTQI, from the coding sequence ATGGATAAAAACATTCAGAGTATTGGGCAGCTTTCAACAAATGATCTGCTTCAATCTAAAAACAAGAGTACAGCTAAAGTTGAAGGTAGTAGTTTTGGCGATGTTCTCAAAAAGTCCATCGGAGAGGTAAACGATATACAAAAAGCCGGTGAAAAAGCGATGGAAGATATGGCAACCGGACAAGTAAAAGATTTGCATCAAGCTGCACTGGCTATTGACAAAGCTGAAATGAATATGAAACTTATGCTTGAAGTAAGAAACAAAGCTATAAACGCTTACAAAGAGATTCTGCGTACACAAATCTAA
- the prfB gene encoding peptide chain release factor 2, producing MDSYEFSELMKKLKTKVENIKNIIKPDTIKKRLAEISEMEMQEDFWSDAKKAGDIQKEKNRLERILKRYEDAEGAVSDALDLFEMATEEKDEETLEQLFSEAPEIEERVNKVEIEVMLSGPHDANNAIVSIHPGAGGTESQDWASILYRMYLRWAERHGFKVEVLDYQEGEEAGIKDVSFIIKGENAYGYLKVENGIHRLVRISPFDSNARRHTSFTSVMVSPEIDDDIDIEIEDKDLRIDTYRASGAGGQHVNKTESAIRITHIPTGIVVQCQNDRSQHKNKATAMKMLKSRLYELELEKKKAEADGIEKSEIGWGHQIRSYVLAPYQQVKDTRSGQAFSNVDAILDGDIDKLIEGVLIAEAEKGKQE from the coding sequence ATGGATAGTTATGAATTTTCAGAACTTATGAAAAAACTCAAGACAAAAGTTGAAAATATCAAAAATATTATTAAACCAGATACAATTAAGAAGAGACTGGCTGAAATCTCTGAAATGGAGATGCAAGAAGACTTTTGGAGTGATGCCAAAAAGGCTGGTGATATTCAAAAAGAGAAGAACCGATTAGAGCGCATCTTGAAACGATATGAAGATGCTGAAGGTGCAGTGAGTGATGCTCTGGATCTTTTTGAAATGGCAACAGAAGAGAAAGATGAAGAGACTCTGGAGCAACTCTTTTCAGAAGCACCTGAAATAGAAGAGCGTGTTAATAAAGTAGAGATAGAAGTTATGCTAAGCGGTCCACATGATGCAAACAATGCCATCGTCTCCATTCATCCAGGTGCAGGTGGTACAGAGAGCCAAGATTGGGCAAGCATACTTTATAGAATGTATCTAAGATGGGCAGAAAGACATGGCTTTAAAGTTGAAGTTCTAGACTACCAAGAGGGTGAAGAAGCAGGCATAAAAGATGTAAGTTTCATCATTAAAGGTGAAAATGCTTACGGGTACTTGAAAGTTGAGAATGGAATTCACCGCTTGGTTAGAATAAGCCCATTTGACTCAAATGCAAGACGGCATACATCTTTTACATCTGTTATGGTTTCACCTGAAATTGATGATGACATAGATATTGAAATAGAAGATAAAGATTTGCGCATAGACACATACCGTGCTTCTGGTGCAGGTGGTCAGCACGTCAACAAAACTGAAAGTGCTATACGCATTACGCATATACCTACAGGCATCGTTGTACAGTGCCAAAATGACCGCAGTCAGCACAAAAACAAAGCAACTGCAATGAAAATGCTAAAGTCAAGACTTTATGAGCTAGAGCTTGAAAAGAAAAAAGCTGAAGCAGATGGCATAGAAAAGAGTGAAATTGGCTGGGGACACCAGATACGATCTTATGTTTTAGCTCCTTACCAACAAGTAAAAGATACACGAAGCGGTCAAGCATTCAGCAATGTAGATGCCATACTAGATGGTGACATAGACAAACTCATAGAAGGTGTGCTAATAGCCGAAGCAGAAAAAGGCAAACAGGAGTAA
- a CDS encoding peptidoglycan D,D-transpeptidase FtsI family protein, whose protein sequence is MSNFFSSSKELDERIGKKTKLLLLLIIFTFGIFVFIGSISHTAIKERHIPRLVISETNRALRGDILSKEGFKLAFSQKLYKAMVNTYNIDPDKKDLFIKLFSIYSGISEKTIRKRVSKKGNVVLSYSIDANRAKYLKELARKLRILKVFIPYEDKKGHIIKYGLSLTESGESRIFSYKDSFEPILGFMKKSEDDGFTRPIGVKGLEKSYQEALRPIQNGIVEGLRDIGNSIILDGNSFVKPPINGMTLLLNIPMSLQKSIEVVLQKAKRELQAKEIVAIVMDSKTGKIRAMATSNRFDPSHIRKRDYPSLNVTAIEYTYEPGSVIKPITFSLLLQNHRVNPYDIVRTYNGRYKLGRKIITDEHREEWMSAENVIVYSSNIGIAQLAQRLDGIDFIEGFKKFGFTQKTGIDLPYEHVGIMPNTLQMENEIYKATVGYGYGIRTTLIQLVCAYNAFNNNGRILEPKIVDTIIDHTGKRYQVESFTEPKQAITAATATQMNKILQKVVKKGTGKKARTEGLIIGGKTGTAHIASKKGGYAQLYNSTFIGFANDKKHRYTIGVLVREPKKPHSYYASQSAVPVFKQIVDVLVEQGELIPERSNP, encoded by the coding sequence GTGTCAAATTTTTTCTCATCTTCAAAAGAACTGGACGAACGTATTGGTAAAAAGACCAAACTTCTCCTGCTTCTTATTATATTTACTTTTGGTATATTTGTCTTTATTGGCTCTATCTCACACACTGCTATAAAAGAACGCCATATTCCACGACTTGTTATCAGTGAAACAAACAGAGCTTTACGTGGAGATATACTGAGTAAAGAGGGTTTTAAACTAGCATTTAGCCAAAAACTATATAAAGCTATGGTAAATACCTACAACATTGATCCTGACAAAAAAGATCTTTTTATAAAACTTTTTAGCATCTACAGTGGAATTAGTGAAAAGACAATTAGAAAACGGGTAAGCAAAAAGGGAAATGTTGTTCTATCTTACTCTATAGATGCTAACCGAGCCAAATATCTAAAAGAGTTGGCACGAAAACTTCGAATTTTAAAAGTATTTATTCCATATGAAGATAAAAAAGGTCATATCATCAAGTATGGTCTTAGCCTTACAGAGAGTGGAGAATCAAGAATTTTTTCATACAAAGATAGCTTTGAACCTATTTTAGGCTTTATGAAAAAGAGTGAAGATGATGGCTTTACCAGACCAATTGGTGTTAAAGGATTGGAAAAGTCATACCAAGAGGCACTACGTCCCATACAAAATGGCATTGTTGAAGGATTAAGAGATATTGGAAACAGTATTATTTTAGATGGAAACAGTTTTGTTAAACCACCTATTAATGGAATGACCCTTCTTTTGAATATTCCAATGAGTCTGCAAAAAAGCATTGAAGTAGTTTTACAGAAAGCTAAACGTGAATTGCAGGCAAAAGAGATTGTAGCCATTGTTATGGATTCTAAAACAGGAAAAATCAGAGCAATGGCAACTTCAAACAGATTTGATCCAAGCCACATAAGAAAGAGAGATTACCCTTCACTAAATGTAACTGCTATAGAATATACTTACGAGCCAGGTTCTGTTATAAAACCAATCACATTCTCTTTATTACTGCAAAATCACAGAGTAAATCCATATGACATTGTTAGAACCTATAATGGTCGCTATAAACTTGGACGCAAAATCATTACTGACGAACATAGAGAAGAGTGGATGAGTGCAGAAAATGTCATAGTTTACTCTTCAAACATAGGAATTGCTCAGCTGGCTCAACGTCTTGATGGAATTGACTTTATTGAAGGATTTAAAAAATTTGGGTTTACCCAAAAAACAGGCATAGACCTTCCATATGAACATGTTGGAATTATGCCAAATACTCTACAGATGGAAAATGAAATTTACAAAGCTACTGTAGGCTATGGGTATGGAATAAGAACTACACTCATACAACTAGTATGTGCATATAATGCTTTCAACAACAATGGTCGTATTTTAGAACCTAAAATTGTAGATACCATCATAGACCATACAGGTAAAAGGTACCAAGTTGAATCATTTACAGAGCCAAAACAAGCTATAACTGCAGCAACTGCGACACAGATGAATAAAATACTTCAAAAAGTTGTAAAGAAAGGAACAGGTAAAAAAGCCAGAACAGAAGGTTTAATTATTGGTGGAAAAACCGGTACTGCTCACATAGCTTCTAAAAAAGGTGGTTATGCTCAACTATATAACAGTACCTTCATAGGATTTGCTAATGATAAAAAACATCGCTATACTATAGGTGTACTGGTTAGAGAGCCTAAAAAACCACATAGCTACTATGCTTCACAATCTGCTGTACCCGTCTTTAAACAAATTGTTGATGTTTTGGTTGAGCAGGGAGAGTTGATCCCTGAACGCTCAAACCCATAA
- a CDS encoding RNA-binding domain-containing protein, translating into MLKQEIQKGESKKLELKEKLPSNEAIAKTVIAFSNTSGGKIIVGVNDKREIIGIDEDRVFEYEEKISSIVSDLCYPNILPEIYAQNIDGKVVLVVEVFRGSLLPYYLKNKGKLKGTIIRVGSTNRVADEVMITELQRQRFNKSFDEEENFEIGLDNLNFNIIYNEFEKIGKSCDYKKLKNLKLIKSLNSSDLPTNALCITLGKFDNSTIKCARFRGVTKEIFIDKKEFNKDLFSNLNNTLQFLQNHLNLFAKVEGLQLKEELEIPLIALREALLNAVIHRDYTRNSDIKVAVYDDMVEIVSPGGFPNGLTLEEVMSGRSELRNRVLANLFRELKYIESWGSGIGKIKKLCDEKGIKFEIDESGNFISIVFYRKTGEKVPNSAEKVPNIAELSFEEEKIVRVLKQNEKIVSNDVEKILNIKERRAREILSNLVKKGVLKKIGKTKGSYYIFMYKNETNI; encoded by the coding sequence ATGTTAAAACAAGAAATCCAAAAAGGTGAAAGTAAAAAACTTGAATTAAAAGAGAAACTACCATCAAATGAAGCAATTGCAAAAACTGTTATTGCTTTTAGCAATACTAGTGGCGGAAAGATCATAGTTGGAGTAAATGATAAAAGAGAAATTATTGGAATTGATGAAGATAGAGTTTTTGAGTATGAAGAAAAGATTAGCTCAATTGTAAGTGATTTGTGTTATCCAAATATTTTACCAGAAATTTATGCTCAAAATATAGATGGGAAAGTTGTTTTAGTAGTTGAAGTATTTCGTGGTTCACTTTTACCATATTACTTAAAAAACAAAGGTAAGCTAAAAGGTACAATAATTAGAGTTGGATCAACAAATAGAGTTGCAGATGAGGTAATGATAACAGAGCTTCAAAGACAAAGATTTAATAAAAGTTTTGATGAAGAAGAGAATTTTGAAATAGGTTTAGATAATTTAAATTTTAATATCATTTATAATGAGTTTGAAAAAATAGGCAAAAGTTGCGACTACAAAAAGTTAAAAAACTTGAAGCTGATTAAAAGTTTAAATAGTAGTGATTTACCTACAAATGCTTTATGTATAACCCTTGGTAAATTTGACAATAGCACAATCAAGTGTGCGAGATTTAGAGGAGTTACGAAAGAGATATTTATAGATAAAAAAGAGTTTAATAAAGATCTCTTTAGTAATTTAAATAATACTTTACAATTTTTACAAAATCATCTAAATCTGTTTGCAAAAGTTGAAGGTTTGCAACTAAAAGAGGAGCTAGAAATTCCTTTGATTGCTCTTAGAGAAGCACTTTTAAATGCAGTTATACATAGAGATTATACAAGAAATAGTGATATAAAAGTAGCTGTTTATGATGATATGGTTGAGATTGTTTCACCAGGTGGTTTTCCAAATGGACTAACTCTTGAAGAAGTGATGAGTGGGAGAAGTGAACTTAGAAACAGAGTCTTGGCAAATTTATTTAGAGAACTAAAATATATTGAAAGTTGGGGTAGTGGCATTGGAAAGATTAAAAAATTATGTGATGAAAAAGGAATCAAATTTGAAATAGATGAGAGTGGAAATTTTATAAGTATAGTTTTTTATAGGAAAACTGGTGAAAAAGTGCCGAATAGCGCCGAAAAAGTGCCGAATATCGCCGAATTATCTTTTGAAGAAGAAAAAATAGTTAGAGTTCTAAAACAAAATGAAAAAATAGTTTCAAATGATGTAGAAAAAATTTTAAACATAAAAGAGAGAAGAGCAAGAGAGATTTTATCTAACCTAGTTAAAAAAGGTGTTTTAAAAAAAATTGGAAAAACAAAAGGAAGCTACTACATTTTTATGTATAAAAATGAAACTAATATTTAA